From one Anaerolineae bacterium genomic stretch:
- a CDS encoding phospholipid carrier-dependent glycosyltransferase: protein MTVVKQIAQTKKPFLFAEAAISLGLFLLALLPRAYALQHFVTADEAKWVYRSAQFLSAFLRGDFAATTVNLTPAVTTTWLGSLGLAAYHSLHWADIGLSLPEWLLTLPEFRPELDVLAATRWPMVILTSLSVAAVYLLTRSLFNRALAFVAAAFIALSPHFVALSRILGHDAPAAVFMTLSLLLLLWANNLDEFVPAQAVRREQKSNRRKTMRRFAPHLLLVLSGLMAGLAFLSKAPALFLIPFAILVFAGRVWRQSASLYFWFKRFLLWLFAAYLAFLIFWPAAWVDPLGRPLAVIENAFFSATDQEEADAEGYWQAPDLGPFYYLAHGSFKLSPLVLVGAGLAAWYLSRSIRQTPNLPNDHAKNKKESLVSPKNYPMTLLWLLGFVLLFTLFITLSDKRSPRYILPAFPPLALLAAYGWLTLLAQVSGVRNQELGDKSETPEATTTQYVIRHTQHLFPLSSLLFPFLLTLSALIILLPYAPYYFTYFNPLLGGPYTAPRLVKIGWGEGLDQVGRFLQAQWPNSRVGAPYASTVAPFFAGDLSDVMGDHLDYVVLYRKQVQSGEPSPAFIRYYEYSGSIFSVDLNGIRYADVYPGPALQWALTLTPGLDHGILPLPLGFRPLTPYGRLGELLAVDVVWLAKGPLPNTPSIVTLQPLSVFDFLNEHNDEHGTSLEPRAGFVLAEGPGSLTRLADDLIVSRHLLPLPADLPRGRYALLVDGRPLGEVEARNFQLPPELNPVNQVIFDQQIGLAAYQLSLADDTLGLNIAWRAETAHLPDYTVFVQLLNAETNERLAGVDTQPLAGDWPTGAWVKEEVVFDKYVVSVPPDLPPGFYKLIVGFYQPATGRRLTLPGGQDYWTVPWTLVREKQNQNDQP, encoded by the coding sequence ATGACCGTGGTTAAACAGATTGCCCAAACCAAAAAACCTTTTCTCTTTGCCGAGGCCGCCATCAGCCTCGGCCTTTTCCTGTTGGCCTTGCTGCCCCGGGCTTATGCCTTGCAGCATTTTGTCACCGCCGACGAGGCCAAGTGGGTCTATCGCTCCGCCCAATTTTTGTCTGCTTTTTTGCGGGGCGATTTTGCCGCAACCACCGTTAACCTGACCCCTGCCGTGACCACCACTTGGTTGGGCAGCCTGGGTTTGGCCGCTTACCACAGCCTGCATTGGGCCGATATCGGTCTCTCTCTGCCCGAATGGTTATTGACCCTGCCGGAATTCCGCCCTGAGTTAGACGTATTGGCGGCCACTCGCTGGCCAATGGTTATCTTGACCTCCCTGAGTGTGGCGGCCGTTTACCTTCTAACCCGCTCCCTGTTCAACCGCGCGTTGGCCTTTGTGGCGGCGGCCTTTATCGCGCTTTCGCCCCACTTTGTCGCTCTTTCTCGCATTCTGGGCCACGATGCTCCCGCCGCTGTTTTTATGACTCTGTCCCTGTTACTGCTGCTGTGGGCAAACAATTTAGACGAGTTTGTGCCCGCTCAAGCTGTTCGCCGGGAACAAAAATCAAACCGGCGCAAGACAATGCGCCGGTTTGCGCCCCACCTGCTGCTCGTTCTTTCCGGCCTGATGGCCGGCCTGGCGTTTCTCTCCAAAGCGCCGGCCTTATTTCTCATTCCCTTTGCCATTCTGGTCTTTGCCGGTCGGGTCTGGCGGCAGAGCGCCTCGCTCTATTTTTGGTTCAAACGATTTTTACTCTGGCTTTTTGCCGCCTACCTTGCTTTCCTGATCTTCTGGCCCGCTGCTTGGGTTGACCCACTTGGCCGCCCTCTGGCGGTAATAGAGAACGCCTTTTTCTCCGCCACCGATCAGGAAGAAGCCGACGCCGAAGGTTATTGGCAGGCGCCCGACCTCGGCCCTTTTTACTACCTGGCGCATGGCTCCTTCAAACTCAGCCCACTGGTGCTGGTTGGGGCGGGCCTGGCTGCCTGGTATCTGAGCCGGTCAATTCGCCAAACACCGAATCTGCCCAATGACCACGCAAAGAATAAAAAAGAATCACTCGTTTCCCCCAAAAACTATCCAATGACCCTTCTATGGCTGCTCGGCTTTGTTCTCCTCTTCACCCTCTTCATCACCCTCAGCGACAAACGCAGCCCCCGTTACATCCTGCCCGCCTTTCCGCCCCTGGCGCTGCTGGCCGCTTATGGCTGGTTGACGTTGTTGGCGCAAGTCTCAGGGGTCAGGAATCAGGAATTAGGGGATAAAAGTGAGACGCCAGAGGCTACCACTACGCAATACGTAATACGCCATACGCAACACCTCTTTCCTCTCTCCTCTCTTCTCTTCCCCTTTCTGCTCACCCTCTCCGCGCTCATCATCCTGCTGCCCTACGCGCCTTACTACTTTACCTATTTTAATCCGCTGCTGGGCGGGCCGTACACCGCCCCGCGCCTGGTCAAAATAGGTTGGGGAGAGGGATTGGACCAGGTTGGCCGTTTTTTGCAGGCCCAATGGCCCAATAGCCGGGTGGGCGCGCCCTATGCCTCAACCGTAGCCCCCTTTTTTGCGGGCGACCTCTCGGACGTAATGGGCGACCACCTGGATTACGTGGTGCTCTACCGCAAACAAGTGCAGTCCGGCGAACCGTCGCCCGCCTTCATCCGTTATTATGAATATTCCGGCTCTATTTTTTCGGTGGATTTGAACGGCATCCGGTATGCCGATGTTTACCCCGGCCCGGCCCTCCAGTGGGCCTTAACCCTCACGCCCGGCCTGGATCACGGCATTTTGCCCCTGCCGCTTGGCTTTCGCCCGCTTACGCCCTATGGTCGGTTGGGCGAACTATTGGCAGTTGACGTGGTCTGGCTGGCCAAAGGCCCTTTGCCCAACACGCCCTCTATCGTCACCTTGCAGCCCCTTTCTGTTTTCGACTTTTTGAACGAACACAACGACGAGCACGGCACGTCCCTTGAACCCCGGGCCGGCTTCGTTCTGGCCGAAGGGCCGGGCAGCCTGACCCGCCTGGCCGACGACTTGATTGTCAGCCGCCACCTCCTGCCTCTCCCGGCGGATTTGCCACGAGGCCGGTATGCCTTGTTGGTGGATGGCCGGCCCCTGGGTGAAGTTGAGGCGCGGAATTTTCAACTCCCGCCGGAGCTGAATCCGGTCAACCAGGTGATTTTTGACCAACAGATTGGCCTGGCCGCTTATCAACTCTCATTAGCTGATGATACCCTTGGTCTCAACATCGCCTGGCGCGCCGAAACAGCCCATCTGCCCGATTATACTGTGTTTGTCCAACTCCTTAACGCCGAAACCAACGAGCGCCTGGCCGGGGTGGATACGCAGCCCCTCGCGGGCGACTGGCCCACCGGTGCCTGGGTTAAAGAAGAAGTAGTGTTTGACAAATATGTTGTCTCCGTGCCGCCCGATTTGCCGCCCGGTTTTTACAAACTGATTGTTGGCTTCTATCAACCCGCCACCGGTCGGCGTTTGACTCTGCCCGGCGGCCAGGATTATTGGACCGTGCCGTGGACGCTTGTTCGTGAGAAACAAAACCAAAATGACCAGCCCTAA
- a CDS encoding glycosyltransferase family 39 protein, which yields MTSPNGYSPSVSRFSFFVSGLAKAGWFIALALFLLAFLPRVLDLDRFLTPDEFLWVDRSRNFLAGLTNPAYQCDTRVEKWAFTEGLACTLRTGHPGVTTMWSGSFGFLLRWLADGRPESLHDYVVAVSTNPLDPTFIAPERLGIVLLTSLGVVVFYVLARRLFGPAVALVAAALLALNPFHVAYSRVIHHDALSTTFMLLSVLCAFIYWGERQGRGWLALSGLLAGFAFLSKLSSLFLMPFIALIGLWFFVSHWRQIAKKPSSLLSPLSSLVLDGLLWFAVTVAVVFIFWPAMWVIPVETLQTAFALGFQYSTGPHAKGVFFLGESVADPGPWFYPVTWLYHTSPLVMLGLVGGAVVWLFNRWRNKSPKQAESQQAIPGQSTFTRYLPLILLFILGYYLLMTIGEKKQERYFLPVYPWFDLIAAAGLVSMATSLYLKRNTPRAIRHPLILLLIILLTNGYLLASTFPYYFTYYNPLLGGIKSAARVITIGWGEGLNLAADYLNTHVDPAQTRVASWYESTFVPYYHGPSISYSKEKGKALAGDYVIFYVNQTQREYPDEIMFDYFESRFEPEKVILLQGLDYAWIYPSLGVDHYLQDQTYTGIASLLAWQWAAGDEAPLLPGQSAEFELYWEYLGKKPDETFFFRLVDAQGRAWAEGLSEVAAGQNPPVARWREGEIIYERGALPLPADLPPGQYRLQIGFYTRAPAVTEGELLFTVPDEEALLTIGHAGPADYKLPAVAVPIDQPLGHSLTLLGAAWPTDALSPETIIPLDLYWRVERPLPAQTKLHVGLMTEGGEAQQAWFDLTLAETFNLDQTTWQPGDIVHTHWPLDLLPGAPPGVYSFELVLAENLAKTVACGKVRLEER from the coding sequence ATGACCAGCCCTAACGGTTATTCGCCGTCCGTTTCCCGTTTCAGTTTTTTTGTTTCAGGCCTGGCTAAGGCAGGCTGGTTTATTGCCCTGGCCCTCTTTCTCCTGGCCTTCCTCCCCCGCGTGCTGGACCTGGACCGCTTCCTCACCCCCGACGAATTCCTATGGGTGGATCGCTCCCGCAATTTTTTAGCCGGGCTGACCAACCCGGCTTACCAATGCGACACCCGGGTTGAAAAATGGGCCTTCACCGAGGGCCTGGCCTGCACGCTGCGCACCGGCCACCCCGGCGTGACCACCATGTGGAGCGGCAGCTTTGGCTTTTTGCTGCGCTGGCTGGCAGATGGCCGGCCCGAATCCTTGCATGATTACGTGGTGGCCGTCTCTACCAACCCCCTGGACCCCACCTTTATTGCCCCGGAACGGCTGGGCATTGTTTTGTTGACCTCCTTGGGCGTGGTGGTCTTTTATGTGTTGGCTCGCCGCCTGTTTGGACCGGCTGTGGCTCTGGTGGCCGCCGCGCTGTTGGCCCTCAACCCCTTTCACGTGGCCTATTCCCGCGTGATCCACCACGACGCCCTCAGTACCACGTTTATGCTTCTGTCTGTGCTGTGCGCCTTTATCTATTGGGGAGAACGGCAGGGGCGGGGCTGGTTGGCATTATCCGGCCTGCTGGCCGGTTTTGCCTTTTTGAGTAAACTCTCCTCCCTGTTTCTGATGCCCTTTATCGCCCTCATCGGCCTCTGGTTTTTTGTTTCCCATTGGCGGCAGATTGCCAAAAAGCCATCCTCTCTCCTCTCTCCTCTCTCCTCTCTCGTGCTGGATGGTCTGCTCTGGTTTGCCGTAACCGTCGCCGTTGTCTTCATTTTTTGGCCCGCCATGTGGGTCATCCCTGTGGAAACCTTGCAAACCGCTTTTGCCCTGGGGTTTCAGTATAGCACCGGCCCGCACGCTAAAGGCGTTTTCTTTTTAGGCGAAAGTGTGGCGGACCCCGGCCCCTGGTTCTATCCGGTTACCTGGCTTTACCACACCTCGCCGTTGGTGATGTTGGGCCTGGTTGGCGGGGCGGTAGTCTGGCTCTTCAATAGGTGGCGCAATAAATCGCCCAAACAGGCAGAAAGCCAACAGGCCATACCTGGCCAGTCAACCTTCACCCGTTACCTGCCCCTTATCCTGCTCTTCATCTTGGGTTACTACTTGCTCATGACCATCGGCGAGAAAAAGCAGGAGCGTTATTTCCTGCCCGTCTACCCCTGGTTCGATCTCATCGCCGCTGCCGGTTTGGTTTCTATGGCCACTTCTCTATACCTAAAACGCAATACGCCACGCGCAATACGCCATCCCCTCATCCTGCTCCTCATCATCCTGCTGACCAACGGCTATCTGCTTGCCTCCACTTTTCCCTACTACTTTACCTACTATAACCCCCTGCTGGGTGGTATCAAGAGCGCGGCTAGGGTCATTACCATTGGCTGGGGCGAAGGGCTAAACCTGGCCGCCGATTATCTCAACACCCATGTTGACCCCGCCCAAACCCGCGTGGCCAGTTGGTACGAATCCACCTTTGTCCCCTATTATCACGGCCCTTCCATCAGTTACTCCAAAGAAAAAGGCAAAGCCCTGGCCGGGGATTACGTTATCTTTTACGTCAATCAGACGCAGCGGGAGTACCCGGATGAGATAATGTTTGATTATTTTGAGAGTCGTTTTGAGCCGGAAAAGGTCATCTTGCTGCAAGGCCTGGATTACGCCTGGATTTACCCCAGCCTGGGCGTTGACCATTACCTTCAAGATCAAACCTACACCGGCATTGCCTCCTTGCTGGCCTGGCAGTGGGCCGCGGGTGATGAGGCCCCTCTTCTGCCCGGCCAATCCGCCGAATTTGAACTTTATTGGGAATATCTGGGCAAAAAACCGGACGAGACCTTCTTTTTCCGCCTGGTTGACGCACAAGGGCGGGCCTGGGCCGAGGGTCTGAGTGAAGTGGCGGCCGGCCAGAATCCGCCTGTGGCCCGGTGGCGCGAGGGCGAAATCATTTATGAACGGGGCGCGCTGCCCCTGCCGGCCGACCTCCCGCCCGGCCAATACCGGCTGCAAATCGGCTTTTATACCAGGGCGCCGGCTGTAACCGAGGGCGAACTTCTCTTTACCGTTCCCGACGAGGAAGCCTTGCTTACGATTGGCCACGCCGGGCCGGCGGATTATAAGCTACCGGCCGTGGCTGTCCCTATTGACCAACCCCTGGGCCACTCCCTGACTCTCTTGGGCGCGGCCTGGCCCACCGACGCCCTCTCGCCGGAGACCATCATTCCGTTGGACCTCTACTGGCGGGTGGAGCGGCCTCTCCCGGCCCAGACCAAACTGCACGTAGGGCTAATGACCGAAGGGGGCGAGGCCCAACAAGCCTGGTTTGATCTGACCCTGGCCGAAACGTTCAATCTTGACCAAACCACCTGGCAGCCCGGCGATATTGTCCACACCCACTGGCCGCTTGATTTACTGCCCGGCGCGCCTCCTGGCGTTTATTCCTTTGAATTGGTTTTAGCTGAAAATCTCGCGAAAACGGTTGCCTGCGGGAAGGTGAGGCTTGAGGAGCGGTGA
- a CDS encoding 50S ribosome-binding GTPase: MPTNLPPEYFEADRKYRAATSPPEKIACLEELISTIPKHKGTDKLRADLRRRLSKLKSSAQAKKATGKRETTFHFDKEGAGQVAIIGPPNVGKSTLLAALTNATPEIADFPHTTWQPTPGMLPLDNVQVQLIDTPPLSRDFVEPELFELIKRADLVLLMVDLQADPIHQLEDTLAFLAEHHLAPRRLQKKYAGQRRFTFVSLLVLVNKNDDETSDEDFEIFCQLLEDDWPLLPISAATGRHFDLLQQRIFAGLEIIRVYSRPPGKEPDFTTPFVLKKGSTVEEFAGKVHQDFVKNLKNARIWGQGVYDGQLVRRDHVLHDGDVVELHI; encoded by the coding sequence ATGCCCACAAATCTTCCGCCGGAGTATTTTGAAGCAGACCGAAAGTATCGCGCGGCCACGTCGCCCCCGGAGAAGATTGCCTGCCTGGAAGAACTGATCAGCACCATCCCCAAACACAAGGGCACCGATAAACTCCGGGCCGACTTGCGCCGACGACTCTCCAAGTTAAAATCCTCAGCCCAGGCCAAAAAGGCCACGGGCAAGCGCGAAACAACGTTTCACTTTGACAAAGAGGGTGCGGGCCAGGTGGCCATTATTGGCCCGCCCAATGTGGGCAAATCCACGCTGCTGGCGGCGCTGACCAATGCTACCCCGGAAATTGCCGACTTTCCCCACACCACCTGGCAGCCTACCCCCGGCATGCTGCCCCTGGACAACGTTCAGGTGCAATTAATAGACACCCCACCCCTGAGCCGCGATTTTGTTGAGCCGGAGTTGTTTGAATTGATCAAAAGAGCGGACCTGGTTTTGCTGATGGTGGATTTGCAGGCCGACCCCATTCACCAACTTGAAGATACCCTTGCTTTTTTGGCGGAACATCACCTGGCCCCGCGTCGCCTGCAAAAAAAATATGCCGGACAACGGCGTTTTACCTTTGTGTCCCTGTTAGTGCTGGTCAACAAAAATGACGACGAAACTTCTGATGAAGATTTTGAGATTTTCTGCCAACTGCTTGAAGACGACTGGCCCTTGCTGCCTATTTCTGCCGCCACCGGCCGCCACTTTGACCTTTTGCAGCAGCGGATTTTTGCTGGCCTGGAGATCATTCGCGTTTATTCCCGGCCGCCCGGCAAAGAGCCAGACTTCACCACGCCCTTTGTCTTAAAAAAAGGGAGCACGGTGGAAGAGTTTGCCGGGAAGGTCCACCAGGATTTTGTGAAGAATCTAAAAAACGCCCGTATCTGGGGCCAGGGCGTTTACGACGGCCAACTGGTGCGGCGGGATCACGTTTTACACGATGGTGACGTGGTTGAACTGCATATTTGA
- a CDS encoding DUF1349 domain-containing protein, with amino-acid sequence MKKITEKFLQPNIPPGFYWFNEPEKYSVGAGLEIYTNEKTDFWQKTHYGFSRDDGHCLFTRLEGDFAITTHVEFEPQNQYDQGGLMVRADNRHWLKTSVEYEDAAISRLGSVVTNLGFSDWATQDIPAATTAMWYRLNKKGEDFLIESSFDGAAWQQMRVAHLHYCPPSLEVGVYACSPIGAGFRCRFLLLQIEESDWA; translated from the coding sequence ATGAAGAAAATCACAGAGAAGTTTTTGCAGCCAAACATACCCCCCGGCTTTTACTGGTTCAATGAGCCGGAAAAATACAGCGTGGGAGCGGGTTTAGAAATCTACACCAATGAAAAAACCGACTTCTGGCAAAAAACGCATTACGGTTTTTCCAGGGACGATGGGCACTGTTTGTTCACCCGGCTGGAAGGTGATTTTGCCATCACCACGCACGTGGAATTTGAACCCCAGAACCAATACGACCAGGGCGGCCTGATGGTCCGGGCCGATAACCGGCATTGGCTCAAAACCTCCGTGGAATATGAAGATGCCGCTATCAGCCGGTTGGGGTCGGTGGTCACCAATTTAGGCTTTTCAGATTGGGCCACGCAAGATATTCCGGCCGCCACCACCGCCATGTGGTATCGCCTGAACAAAAAAGGGGAAGACTTTTTGATTGAAAGTTCTTTTGACGGCGCAGCGTGGCAACAGATGCGCGTTGCTCACTTGCACTATTGTCCCCCCAGCCTGGAAGTGGGGGTGTATGCCTGTAGCCCTATTGGGGCAGGCTTCAGGTGCAGGTTTCTCCTGCTCCAAATTGAGGAAAGCGACTGGGCTTGA
- a CDS encoding DUF952 domain-containing protein: MILKTDATPPHEWEGLTIRDFTAGQNTSSSVARIQVPPGARHVRAWSTRSDKFYYLISGQLHFLLDDDIHLLVEGDVGLVQQGHKFAYVNKTNIPVELLLLHTPAFEREAEQCAEHFFPEPMIYHIAKYKAWEQGLQNDCYQPAGFEAEGFIHCCEADQIEDVGNHYYRGEDDLVLLCIEPGAVQAPVRYEDLTGSGVFFPHVYGGLNIEAIQQVVTFKPNPDGTFSLPPEIGSKAKVEP, encoded by the coding sequence ATGATTTTAAAAACAGACGCTACACCCCCCCATGAATGGGAAGGTTTGACCATCCGCGATTTCACCGCCGGCCAAAACACAAGCTCGTCTGTGGCCCGGATTCAAGTGCCGCCCGGGGCCAGGCATGTCCGGGCCTGGTCCACCCGCTCCGACAAGTTCTACTACCTCATATCCGGCCAGCTTCATTTTTTGTTGGATGATGACATTCACCTTTTGGTTGAAGGGGATGTGGGCCTGGTGCAACAGGGACACAAATTTGCCTACGTGAACAAAACAAACATCCCCGTGGAATTGCTCTTGCTGCACACCCCTGCCTTTGAGCGGGAGGCAGAGCAGTGTGCCGAGCATTTTTTCCCTGAGCCGATGATCTATCATATAGCTAAATATAAAGCGTGGGAACAAGGATTGCAGAACGATTGTTACCAACCGGCCGGATTTGAGGCAGAAGGCTTCATCCACTGCTGCGAGGCCGACCAAATTGAGGATGTAGGCAATCACTACTACCGGGGAGAAGACGATCTGGTGTTGCTGTGTATTGAACCGGGGGCGGTTCAGGCCCCGGTGCGGTATGAAGACCTGACCGGGAGCGGCGTTTTCTTTCCGCACGTTTATGGGGGGTTAAATATTGAGGCCATACAGCAAGTGGTCACTTTTAAGCCCAACCCGGATGGAACGTTCAGCCTGCCGCCGGAGATTGGGAGTAAAGCTAAGGTGGAACCATGA
- a CDS encoding sortase, producing MRSIQAKIWQFVGLALIGAGLLIMAWGGWTFYQQQAELYNPPARIVEAPVIEEPDTLPVQPSPTEAPALAVAAETNSAGPTAEPEPIPTTLPGQTPENNPTQPPLLEDEVDPRFETPMAAATPPAEIVPTIETQPTTLPVEVALETDVPSLADNPLVVVTEEEPPAQPGAVGPVGETTAALAPPTRIVAESIGLDSPVVETGWTEVIQDGVATNVWTVADYAAGWHKNSMLPGQAGNIVLSGHHNIKGEVFRYIVDLEVGDLVSLYVGEQRYDYMVNDKFILKDKGESESVRRANAKWIGPFNEERLTLVTCWPYSNNTHRVIVVARPVLVQ from the coding sequence ATGCGTTCAATTCAAGCAAAAATATGGCAATTTGTGGGCCTGGCCCTGATAGGGGCTGGCCTGCTCATTATGGCCTGGGGCGGCTGGACATTTTACCAACAGCAAGCCGAGCTTTACAATCCGCCCGCCCGGATTGTGGAAGCCCCGGTCATAGAAGAGCCGGATACGCTGCCGGTTCAACCCAGCCCCACCGAGGCCCCTGCCCTGGCGGTGGCGGCTGAAACAAACAGCGCCGGGCCTACCGCTGAACCGGAACCTATCCCCACCACTTTGCCCGGCCAAACACCGGAAAACAACCCTACCCAACCCCCGCTTCTTGAAGATGAAGTGGACCCCCGGTTTGAGACACCCATGGCCGCAGCAACACCCCCGGCAGAAATTGTTCCGACAATTGAGACGCAGCCAACAACTCTACCCGTTGAGGTAGCCCTAGAAACAGACGTCCCCTCTTTGGCCGATAATCCCCTGGTGGTTGTGACCGAGGAGGAGCCGCCGGCCCAACCGGGGGCGGTTGGGCCGGTTGGGGAAACAACTGCGGCCCTGGCCCCTCCCACCCGGATTGTGGCCGAGAGCATTGGCCTGGACTCGCCGGTGGTGGAAACGGGCTGGACAGAAGTTATCCAGGACGGGGTAGCCACCAACGTGTGGACCGTGGCCGATTACGCCGCCGGCTGGCATAAAAACTCAATGCTGCCGGGCCAGGCAGGCAATATTGTTTTATCCGGCCACCACAACATCAAGGGCGAAGTGTTTCGCTATATTGTTGACCTGGAAGTGGGCGACCTGGTGAGCCTGTACGTGGGTGAACAACGTTACGATTATATGGTCAATGACAAATTCATCCTCAAAGACAAAGGCGAGTCTGAATCGGTTCGCCGGGCCAACGCCAAGTGGATTGGCCCCTTTAATGAAGAACGCCTCACCCTGGTGACCTGCTGGCCTTATAGCAATAATACCCACCGCGTTATAGTTGTGGCCAGGCCGGTATTGGTCCAGTAG
- a CDS encoding DUF2723 domain-containing protein, whose amino-acid sequence MCKMNVWLGGLVVVVAAGLYLFTLDNGLRPDELTGGDLITHQYAQVEARPGNAPGYPLYTMGGWLWFRLGRFLLGWAFNPIQILSLYSTWWALASLLVLYFILLRVGHGYWLPAWLLTAFYATTYFFWYYSVTTEQYTSAVLQTLLIIWLAFKWDETPRDSILLWLAFISGTMLANMLTTLFILPPLLWFVLFKRDGGKYFLGSYLKRPKLILQAVALALLPLCSYAYVYWRGAQYPQWRGAGQWPTAWAWFVQFLTIQQGRDELAPGLTWQNIFTAEFPALMGQELTWLVFGGGLLGLAFLGRRRAIFLYSTLLIYFIFAWLYRFGNWFQVIIPAYPIFVIGFVAGLIQILQLAHRPINNLKSRPGPTLSFILRPSFFILVLLTGLLLYRFAASLPRTNQRNLPADTGLDPGWAILADQPGPSVISGDFAERVALQYLKTVWGVAPLIYPTEAGNFDLPQNAPPVERVYITRRAVAAAPQAIEPGLHPQAAGEQLIALWPAPRLELPPHAVPAAIDFGQQLKLVGWQQIDSAASLPDEVVARLPRANWQVALYWQASTRLTEDYTVSVRPLVGGQLVNVAGENLMQDHQPVWGVYPTGRWRPGEVVRDVYALFLPEGLTPETMQLVVYRPTDAGFENLTEAEIRLKPRK is encoded by the coding sequence ATGTGCAAGATGAACGTTTGGCTGGGCGGCCTTGTGGTAGTGGTCGCTGCCGGTTTATACCTGTTTACGCTTGATAATGGCCTGCGCCCGGACGAGCTGACCGGCGGCGATTTGATTACCCATCAATACGCCCAGGTGGAGGCTCGACCCGGTAACGCCCCCGGGTACCCGCTTTATACCATGGGCGGCTGGTTGTGGTTCCGGTTGGGGCGGTTTTTGTTGGGCTGGGCGTTTAACCCTATCCAAATTCTGTCGTTGTACTCAACCTGGTGGGCCTTGGCCTCGCTGCTGGTGCTGTATTTTATCTTGCTCCGGGTCGGCCACGGCTACTGGCTGCCGGCCTGGCTGTTGACCGCTTTTTACGCCACCACCTATTTTTTTTGGTATTACAGCGTTACTACCGAGCAGTATACCAGCGCCGTGCTGCAAACGCTGCTTATTATCTGGCTGGCCTTTAAGTGGGACGAGACCCCGCGTGATTCAATCTTGCTCTGGCTGGCTTTTATCAGCGGCACCATGCTGGCCAATATGCTCACTACCCTCTTCATTTTGCCCCCTCTCTTGTGGTTTGTTCTTTTCAAAAGGGATGGCGGAAAATACTTTTTAGGCAGTTACCTTAAAAGGCCAAAATTAATTTTGCAGGCAGTTGCTTTGGCCCTGCTGCCGTTGTGCAGTTACGCCTACGTTTACTGGCGGGGCGCGCAGTATCCCCAGTGGCGCGGCGCCGGTCAATGGCCCACCGCCTGGGCCTGGTTTGTGCAATTTTTGACCATCCAGCAGGGGCGCGATGAATTGGCCCCGGGTTTAACCTGGCAAAATATTTTTACCGCCGAATTCCCGGCCTTGATGGGGCAAGAACTGACCTGGCTGGTTTTTGGAGGCGGTTTGCTGGGCCTGGCCTTTTTGGGCCGGCGGCGGGCCATTTTCCTTTACAGTACGCTGCTCATCTATTTCATTTTTGCCTGGCTGTATCGTTTTGGCAACTGGTTCCAGGTGATCATCCCGGCTTATCCTATTTTTGTTATTGGTTTTGTGGCGGGCCTGATCCAAATCCTTCAGTTGGCGCACCGGCCCATCAATAACTTAAAAAGCCGGCCTGGCCCTACGCTGTCTTTCATCCTGCGTCCTTCATTCTTCATCTTGGTGTTGTTGACCGGTCTTTTGCTCTACCGCTTTGCCGCCAGCCTGCCCCGGACCAATCAGCGAAATTTACCCGCCGATACCGGCCTTGATCCCGGCTGGGCCATTCTGGCGGATCAGCCGGGGCCGTCTGTGATTTCCGGCGATTTTGCGGAGCGAGTGGCTTTGCAGTATTTAAAAACAGTGTGGGGCGTGGCGCCGCTGATTTATCCCACCGAGGCCGGAAATTTTGACCTGCCCCAAAATGCGCCGCCGGTTGAGCGGGTTTACATCACCCGCCGGGCCGTGGCCGCAGCGCCGCAGGCTATTGAGCCGGGGCTGCATCCCCAGGCGGCCGGCGAGCAGTTGATTGCGCTCTGGCCGGCCCCGCGCCTTGAACTGCCCCCCCACGCCGTTCCGGCGGCTATTGATTTTGGCCAACAATTGAAGCTGGTGGGATGGCAACAAATTGATTCCGCCGCTTCATTGCCCGATGAAGTGGTCGCCCGTTTGCCGCGGGCCAATTGGCAAGTGGCGCTTTACTGGCAGGCTTCAACCAGGTTGACAGAGGATTACACGGTTTCGGTGCGGCCCCTGGTAGGCGGGCAATTGGTGAACGTGGCCGGGGAAAATTTAATGCAAGACCACCAGCCGGTGTGGGGTGTTTATCCTACCGGCCGCTGGCGGCCCGGGGAAGTGGTGCGTGATGTTTACGCGCTTTTTTTGCCGGAGGGCCTCACGCCGGAAACCATGCAGCTTGTGGTTTACCGTCCCACGGACGCCGGCTTTGAGAACCTGACCGAGGCAGAGATCCGCCTGAAGCCTAGGAAGTGA